Genomic window (uncultured Desulfovibrio sp.):
CATACGGCCGTAAGGGCCATTTCCGGCTCCATGCCGCCGCCTTCCGCCCCAATGACATTGGGATGGATGGAGCGCCAGAGCCGCGCGGACAAGAAAACCAGCGGCACATCCAGAAAGGCCACAATGCCCAGCACGGCACAGACCACGCTCTTGCGCCGGGGCGGCAGGTCCAGACCGCGCAGCACCAGATAGCCCGTATACACAAACCACATGATGAGGGCCGTGGTCAGGCGCGGATCCCACGTCCACCAGACGCCCCACGAACGGCGCGCCCAGATCATGCCCGTCACAAGGGTCAGACCGCTGAGCAGCACGCCCACCTCGGCGGCAGCCCGGCACAGGCGGTCGGCAGACTGGCTGCCACGGACCAGCACGGCCACGGACCCCGCAAAAACCACAAAAAAACTGATCAGTGCCCACCAGGCCAGCGGCAGGTGCACATAGAAAATTTTCTGCATGAGGCCCAGCTGCGCCTCCAGCGGCGCATAGGCATGGATCAGCCACTGGCAGCCGGCAAAGGCCAGCGCCCCCGCGGCCAGCAGAACGGAAGGAAGGGGAGAAAGCGGACGTGACATCTAGTCGTCTCCTCCGTACATGAAGCCGAACAGCAGAAGCCCGGCAGCAAGAAAAACGGCATCAAAGGCCGCCGCAAGCTGCAACCAGCCCAGGGCGCCGTCCGGATCATCCAGGCCGAAG
Coding sequences:
- the ccsA gene encoding cytochrome c biogenesis protein CcsA, whose protein sequence is MSRPLSPLPSVLLAAGALAFAGCQWLIHAYAPLEAQLGLMQKIFYVHLPLAWWALISFFVVFAGSVAVLVRGSQSADRLCRAAAEVGVLLSGLTLVTGMIWARRSWGVWWTWDPRLTTALIMWFVYTGYLVLRGLDLPPRRKSVVCAVLGIVAFLDVPLVFLSARLWRSIHPNVIGAEGGGMEPEMALTAVCCVLAFGLFWAGLIWLRKRQLDLEARLEAALLARRGAGLF